Below is a genomic region from Leptospira venezuelensis.
CATTTGTTGGAATTCCAACATGCTTGTATCTGCGTAGTAGGAACTCCTATATTCCTCTAAGTCTTCGACCTCTGCCTGAAATTAAAAACTCTGTGTCCTCCGTGAACTCAGTGCGAACCCTTATGAGCCGAAAAAAACGAGCTTATGTCTTCGAAAAACATTTGAAAGGCCTGGTTAGGGTCCAAGAATGGAGCCTCATGAGCGAAGAATCCATAGACACGATTATCGGTGAAGACATCCAATTCCGGGGCAAGCTACGTTTCAATAATGCGCTAAAGATCAAGGGCCAATTCAAAGGCACAATTGAGACAACAGGCTCTTTAATCGTTGGAGAAACTGGAAGAGTCGAGGCAGATATCGAAACAGGAACCCTGGAAATCGAGGGAGACCTAAAAGGAAATATCAGTGCTGCCTCCAAGGTTTCCGTTCGCAAAACAGGAAAATTAGTTGGAGACGTTCGCACCCCGGATCTCGAAATCGAATCAGGAGCAAAATTCAGCGGGAATTGCATAATGTAATTATGCCCCAGCATGGACCTGACTTTCATAACCTACCAAATTCATCCATCCAAGGCCTAACTCCCCTCCAGTCCCATGTGTTCGGGACAAAGTTCGGAGGGGTTTCTGATCCTTTCAAGATCCTCTCTCAAAATATTTCAGATCTTCCTTCTCCGTTTTTATTACCGGACATGGATGAATCTATCCGCATTCTTCAAATCGCAGTTAAAGAAAATAAATCTATCTTACTCTATGGAGATAGAGATAGTGATGGCGTTTGTTCTACAAGTTTGCTCGCCAATTTTTTAAAAGGAATTCATCCAGGAAAACTCACAGTCAAAACTTCCAGCGAAGAAGATTACGGTCTATGTGAACCTGCAATGAAATATGTTAGAGAGGTGGGACCAGACCTACTCGTGACTCTGGACTTTGGAACAAGTAATAGTACCGAAATAGAGGAATTGAACCAAGAAGGAATGCAAGTAGTTGTTCTGGATCACCACGAGATCCCGGAAAGGATACCTTCTTCTTGTAAGCTAATCTCTCCTAAAAGAGGAGATTCTCTTTACCCTACCGAAAAAATCTGCACTTCCGTAATTTCCTGGAAACTGATCACCGCGTGGCTTTATTCTACATTAGATAATTATAATTCTTTGGTCTGGATCCCTGATGGAGAAACATTCTTTAGTGGTTCTCTCGTAAAGAATGGGATTAAACTTTTTCAAGGAGATAAGTCAGAAGCAGAAAAACGTTTTTCTGGAACTTTTATAGATTGGCCTACTACATCCAAAACTCAGTATCCTGAAAGAGAAGTTTTCTATTCTCAAATTTCTTCTTCTCCTGCAATCTGGGAGCAGGTTTTGAAAAATCTAGATCTTGCTTCTATCGGAACCATCACAGACATGATGCCTCTTGTAGGAGAAAATCGGATCATAGTCAAAGAAGGTTGTTTTACTCTTCAGAAGATTAAAACGGGTGAATTTTCTCATCGTCCTGGTCTAGAAAAACTTTTCTCACAATTGGATCTAGACAAGAAGAAGGTGCTCTCCAGAGATCTGGGCTGGAGTATAGGTCCTGCATTGAACGCTGCAGGTAGAATGCAAAAAACAGAAGCAGCACTTTCACTTCTTCTTTCCAACTCCGACAAAGAAGCCGAAACACTAGCAATTGATCTTCTAAAATTGAATGATGAAAGAAGAGAGAGAACCAAAAGAAATTTATTCAGGGTAGAAGGTTTTCTAAAAAGGAAAAGAGAAAGAACAGAAAGGCCAATCCTATTCTGTTACGAACCTGATTTCGAACCTGGAGTCTCCGGGATCGTAGCCACTAAACTTGTGGAACAATACAAAAGACCTGTTGTATTCATTGCCCCGGATCATGGACACGCGAAAGGAAGTGTAAGAGCTTACGGACGAGAGAATGTTCTAAACCTTCTTAAAAAAGCAGAAAATATTTTTCATCAATTTGGCGGTCATAAGGAAGCAGGTGGTTTTTCTCTTTCCATCGATCAAATCCCGAGACTTGCAGAAATTCTTTTCCAAGAAGCAGGAAGTTGGCTGGAATCAGAAAAAGTTTCAGGCTTAAAAGAAGAAGCCAAAAGTTTAGTAAGCTTGAGACCTCATGAGTTAAGAGAAAATTTATACATCGAGCTTGGACTATTCGAACCTTTTGGTATGGAAAATCCAGCGCCTCTACTCTCTGTAAAAGGTGCAAAAATACTTTCTTATCGTCCATTATCAGACGGCAAACATGCAAGGTTCAAAATTTTGACATCTTCTGAATCCATCCAATGTATTGTCTGGAATAAGGCAGAAGAGTTCTCGCAAGTATTAAGAGAAAAAGGTGAGTTAGATCTTTGGGGTTGTTTAGAAGAGAACACTTTCAAGGGAAAGACCAGCCTTCAATTCGTGGTCCAATCCTTCGAATAAATCAATCTTCTGATTCGTTAAAATCGGAATCTGGTGAACTCGCTTCTGACTGTTGTTGCTTAGACTGATCCCCGTTTTGACGACCACCTTTTCTGTTACGATCTTTAAATCGACCGCCGCCACCTTCTCTTTCTTTACGATTTCGGTTCGGACGGCCACCTTGTTGCTGCCCGCCTTCTCTTCTACCACCGCCGCCACCAATACTGTTTGGTAGAACTGGTCTTTTACGGAGAGAAATTTCCCAGAAGAATGCAGACTGTAAGGCCCTATCATTATTGTCCGCAATCGCATTGATCTTATAAACGTAAAACGCGTCGTAGAAGAAGTCTTTCTTACGGAAAAAATTGTTTTGGCTAGCTTTGTCGTCTTCGATATGAGTAAATCTTTCCTGAGACGCAAATACCTTAATCAGTCTTTCCTTATCTTTTTTAGGAGTTCCTAATCTTTGGAAAATAGGCTCCAAAGATTGTTTTAAAGAAGCAACCAGGTGCCCGCCACTCTTCTTAGTTAAGGACTCTTCAGCAAGGTCGGAGAATAAAAGTGCATAAAATATCTGAGGTGTGAGTTCTTCTCTTTCTGAAAGAAGTTTGTCAGCGATCACCAAACGTTTTCCAACTCTGGTTTCTAAAAACTTTTCGCCGAAGTCCGGATTTTTTCTGCGTTCTCTTTCGAACGCTTCCTTGAGTAGGACTTCCAAAAGTGAATTCTGCGCCATCCCCTGGAAAATAAGAGAAGTTCTCCAAGTGCGGAAAATTTTATTATATTCTTCCAACATACGGGAAGAAGAAGCTTTTTCCAACTCGTGAACATTCTTCTTAATAGATTTAGACGTACCTTTATCGATCTTAAGACCCAGAAGTACAGCGAACTTTACTGCGCGCAACATTCTGACAGGATCTTCTCTAAATGAGATATCAGGATTTCCGATTACTCTAAGTTGTCTACTTTGGATATCTTCGTATCCGCCTACATAATCCACGATGGAATCATTACGGATATCATAGTATAACGCATTGATCGTAAAATCTCTTCTGGCAGCGTCTTCTTGTGGAGTTCCGAATTTGTTGTCCCGTTTGATCAGATAATCCTGATCTTCTACAGGTTTTTCGAAACGATGTTCTGGAAGAGAACGAAAAGTACTGACCTCGATCACTTTCCCCTTAAAGAGAATATGAACGATCTTAAATCTGCGACCGATGATGCGACAGTTATTAAAGATTTTTTTAATTTGATTCGGAGTCGCGTTGGTAACAACGTCGAAATCTTTTGGCTTGCGTCCCAAAAGAAGGTCCCGCACTCCTCCGCCCACGATATAGGCCTTGTATCCGAATTTGTGGAGACGGTGGATGATCTTTACCGCATCCTCGTCGATCATTGTCTTCCGGATTGGATGCGAATCCCGATAAAACCTCTTCCCCTCCGGATAAATAAGAATGTCGTCGACGGATCCTATTTTTTTCTTGAAGAGATTGGACAGAAATTTCATATGATGGGATAGTTAAGTCCTATAATCCCCGTCGGACCCCTACCTGCAAGTAAAAATCTATGAACAACGAGGCAAAGTTCGAAGACCGCCCCAGAGCCGCAGAAAGGCTGAAGATCAAGTATCTTCGGCTTCGTTCTTCCTGGCTAAAAATCAAAGAAAAAGGCTCTCGCAAAATTTCTTTCCTGCTCGTACCACATGATCACGAAGCAGTACTGAATGTAGAGCTAAGTGTTTTTATGGCTGCATTCTTAGGAGTACTTTCTGTCCTACTTTTTGTACTCGCGAGCGCATTTGTAGTGTACATGAACTTCTTTTTTGTACCAAATCGGGAGTTGATCCGAGAGACTGACAATAATGTCGGGTTATTTCTTTATTATAACTCTCTTCTCAAAGATGCTAAGAAAGAAATTTCCGGATTAGAAAAGAAAACAGAACAGTTAAACTTAGTCGCTTGGGAAGAAGTCCCCTGGAAAAGAATTCTTACCTTTGATTACGTACCTGAGTTCAGCTTAAAGAAGAATATTCCTGAATCATCGACTAACATGGATTTATATTCTGATACAGTCGAAGGTTTTGCGGAAAGAAATATTGAATTATACAAGATCAAACATGCCTTCCAAAACGCATTTGATTATTTGGAAGAAAGAGAATCCATTCTATATGCAATGCCGAGAGGTCGTCCTTTAAAACCTGGAGTAGGATTTGTGACTTCTACTTTTGGAGGAAGAGTGGATCCGTTCGGTTTAGTCGAGATGGGAGAGTTCCACTCAGGTATAGACTTTGCGGCAGGCGAAGGAATTCCTATCTACGCAACTGCTCCAGGAGTGATAGAAGATAATGGACAATCAGCAGGTGGACTCGGAAAAAGTATTCGTATCAATCACTTGAACGGATTTTATACTGTGTATGGCCACTGTTCCGTAGTCTTTGTAGAAAAAGGACAAATTGTTACCAGAGGTCAACATATAGGCAATGTAGGCTCCACAGGAAAGGCCACAGGTCCTCACGTGCATTATGAGGTCCATATAGGTTACGATCCTCCTATGGACCCTGCAGAATTCGTGAATATGGAATAAATTTTAATCTCTCCGAAACTTTCTCGATTCGGGGAACGAATATAAGAGAAAAAAGATCCAAAGAAGGAACCATGTATAAAGTCATAGAGATTGGCTGGTTAAAAAATTTCGTCCAAGCCACGATCAGCAGCGATTGGGAAGGAATTTCCACATTCAGCATTTTAGTAGTCATCGCATTTTTAGCGGCTTCCTATCTTCTACCAAAAGAACTTGAAAGAAGAAATTTAGAACCAGCTCATGCAGATTGGCTTTTAATCTTAGGGGTTTTTGGAACATTCGTAGGCGCTAAGATATTTTTTATTTTCGAGATTTGGGACCAGATTTTCGTAGATACCCCTGGTTTTGACGGAATATACCTATATCCACTAACCCACTTTTACGGATTCCCTGGTCGTCCTGGTCTTTGGTCTAGTTTATTCTCGGGAAGCGGCTTGGTATTTTACGGAGGATTCCTATTCGGGATCTTATTTATCAGCCTGTACATGATCCAAAACAAATTGGATGTAAAGGCTTACTTGGATGCAACAATTCCGAGTATGGCATTAGGCTATGCAATTGGTAGATTAGGATGTTTTGTTTCAGGAGATGGCTGTTATGGATTTGCGACCCACCATCATATTCCACTTTTAACTTTTACATACTGGCCGACTAGTGCAGTTCCAAGCGGAGTTCCCGTTTGGAATACCCCGGTAATGGAAGCTGCTGTATCGTTTCTATTCTTCATATACTTCCAAAAATGGGCAAGATTTCAGAACTTCAAAAAGTTTAGCTTAGGTGCTCAATATCTAATCCTTCATGGACTTGCAAGATTAGCCATAGAATTCTTAAGAGTAAATAAAGCGGTAATACCGTTCTTCGATCCTCCTGTCCAAGCAAACATTCCAGGAGCTAACGGAGAAACTACAACCTTCTTAAACGGATACTACTGGCATGGATTTTCCCAATCTCAGTACGTATCAATTGCGATTATCTTGGTTGGTTTATATTTCTTAGTGAAATGGAAGTTATGGGAGAAGGAACCAGTCCCAGCTTAGGAGACACGGAGAACACAAAGGAAATTATAAATCACGCAGAGTCGCGGAGACGCAGAGGGTGTGAAAAAGTTTGTAAGAACTCCTACACAGTCTTTGGTTCTTCGTCGTATAATAATGTAGGAATTTCCTACATTATTAAAATTTTCTCAACCTTATCGACTTCGCGTGATAAATACTTTGCGGCTTTGCGCCTCTGCGTGAGAAGCCCTCTGTGTTCTCCGTGTGCTCTGTGCGAATCCTTTGAGCTATTCGCCTGAGGTGTGGATATTTTCCCCTTTGATCGTTCTGATCATATCAGCAGTATTTAAATAATTTGTAGTTTTAAAAAGGACCTTTCCATCCGGAGAGAAGATTACAAAAAATGGAAGCCCAATTTTTAATTCAGGAAACCTGGGATCATTTTCATATATTAAAAAATCTTTATCATCGTCCCTGATTTTCAACAAGATAGTTTTGCCGAGCGCTTGATTCAAAGTTGGATCCGAGATAGTTAGGTCTTCGAAAGCCTTACAGTTGGAACACCAATCTGCATAAAAATCTGCGAACACTAAACGATCTTCTGCTCGTGCAGTCTCGAATGCAGTATCAGAAATCCTATGCCATTCTAAATTTCCATGCTCTTCAACAAGATCCTTCTTGATCCCACCTGGAGCAGTTCCCCAACCCGCAAGTCGGATGAGGATCGCACTGGAACAAATCAACCCGGTAAGAAGTAACGCCTTCTTCATTCTTTCAGTGCGAAGAAGGGACTCCGATTGGTAAAAGTATGCTGTGAGTAAAACTCCAAGCGCAGCAGCCAAAATTCCAAGGCTTAAATCGAAAGGAACAGCCCATAATTGCATTGCCTTATTATAATAAGACCAAGCAAAATAGAAGACCACAAATCCCAAAACGATCTGAATCCATCTGGTCCATCTACCTCCACGAGGAAGGGAAAGTCCGAATACACCTAAAAATAAAAACGGCAATCCCAGACCCAGTCCGAACAATGCCATCTTAAATGAGGAAACAGCTAAAGAATAAATACTAATACTTTGGACCCCGGCAGTCACCTGGATCAAAATCGCAACTACGATCGGCCCGACACAAGGAGAAGATAAAAAACCTGCCCCCATTCCCAAGAGGAACGTTCCTTTCCACCCTTGGCAGCCTTTCCATTCTTTCACTGGAAAAATCGGTAGATGCAAAATTCCTAATGAAGCAAGTCCCAATAAAAAAATAATAACAGCTAAAAATAAATTGGTTCCTGGAAATCTTAGAACAGTGTTAAATGCACCACCTGAAACTCCTGCTACGAGCCCAAAGCAGAAATACATGGATGCAAGCCCTGCATAATACACCAAAGGGTGGAACATTTTGTTCGTTGCAGTTTCTCCCCTTGCTTGTATGATCCCAACTGTGATCGGATACAAAGGGTAAACACAAGGGAGAAGACTTGCACATAGTCCACCCAAGATCAGAAAGATTGCGGAATGAAACCCGAACTCCGACCCTGAAATTCCAGTCTCCAACCATTTGTTTAAAGAAGACATCCAAGACTCAGATACGATCTGAGACTGAGCTTGTAAGGAGCTAGTTAGGAAAAAGAAGAATATTAGAAGTCCGGCTCTTAGGCCAAACATTGAGGAGAGAAGGATCCGAATTTTCTTCATGAGATGGACGATTACACCCAAACAGGATTTGTCTTTCCCCTATGATTCATTATCGGATCCATAACCTCGAAACCAAGTTGCGATTTCTAAAAGTATGGTCAATCCTGAATTCCCGGATCGGTGACACCCTAGATTTGGTCCGTACATGTTTGGACGAAGCGGACGGGCGGAAAGGACGGAAAAAGCCCGATCCTCTCCTAAAAAAAGACCGGGCATCAGTTGGAAGACTACTTCAGATGGCGAACTGAAGAGTGAGTGAGAAATAGGTACTATTTCGGTCCAGATTGAATTGTTTTTGGTTTTTGATCGCGTCTCCTGCGTAAAGAACAGTCGCTCCTGCCCAGATCGAGAAGTAATCGTTAATCTTCTTGATATAAATCAGGTCATATTCCAGGAGAAGTCTGTGTCCAGGTTGCCAATTTTTCAGGAAAGGATTATTGGCATAGTTTTCGGTACTTCCTGTGACAGTCTTATTCGCGAGAAAGTCTCCGTTCGCATCGTACCCGGTTGTTCCACTAACCGCGTTCCTGTTACCGTCATACCAAGCATCTTGGACTTTATCCTTTCGAATATCGTAAACTGCGAATATAAATCTTCCCCAGGTATCATCATAGTATTGGATATGAACGGAAGAAGTTCTTACGTTTGCCCAGAAGGCAGCGTTTGCGATACCATTTCCTGAATCGAAATAAGGGAAACCGCCTGATCTTGTAGCAAATAAAGGATCCCAGGTTGCAGATCTTCCGTCACTTCTATTCGGGTCACCGGACGCTCTTGCAAATTGAACTCCCACACGAAAACCTTTATAGGTATACCCTGTTTGAGCTAAGAAGAAGGATGCGTCATGCTGGACAGTTTCCTTGTAGGCAGCGTGTTTGTTCGATCCAGATCCGATTGTTGTATTCAGACTATCCCAAGAAGCGTCTATTGTTTGGCCAGTGCTTCCTGTTTGGGCTGCGTATTCTAAACCCCAGTCCCAAGATTTTCCAGCAGGTAGACTTCTACCAGAAGCAGTTCTATTGCTCAAACGAACACCAGTCGTGAAAAGATTATCTCTACCGTTCGTTCTTTCGTTTGGATCCACAAGAGGACCGGTTGCTGTAGTAGTATTATACTTTTTGATAACGCCAATCTCATATAGATCGACTACTAGTTCTTCGGACGGTTTCCAAGTATTGTATAAGAAAGCAAGATATGTATCGTTAAGAGCTTTCGCTCCGCCAACCTTCTGGTTATTTGCAGTTACGAATCCGTTCGGACCATTACTTTCTTCCGCAAGAACAGTATAACCTGCATGAGTGGACCAAGTCTTAGTATCGAACGCCACTCTAACTCCATCAAAAGAGTTACCGATCTGGCTATCGTTACGAGCACCTATAATCCTGGAATCTCCGTAAGAGAAAACCTGACGACCTAAATACAATTTTGTATAAGGAAGAAAATCCTTCCAGATCACATACGCTTCTCGGATATCAGTATTATTTTTTACTGGTACCTGGCTTCCGGGAGCATACGCAGTACCGATAGAATTTGTAAAAGAAGTTGGACCGTATCCTGTCCCGCTCGGGTCTTTATATTGTCCATACAAACGAGTGTCTTGGATAGTTAATTTCACCGCGAAGGATTCGTTGATATCTAAAAGTGTCCAGAACTGGCTGTTTTGCGTAACGTAGTTTTTTGAATCACTTGTGGATTTATCAAAATCCTGGTTATTAAAATTTTCGAATCTAGGACGGATCTGCAAACCGAATCGGAGGTTATCAGTGAGCCAAAGATTATAGCTTTTTTTAACTGAATCCTGGTGCTCGGGTGTTAATAGTAAAGTTCCAAGTAATTCCCCATCTAATTTACCTTTCCATGGACTTTTATAAGGAGCAGCTGGAACTTTATCCTTATCTTTGTCCTTTGCATCCGCATTAGTAGTCGGAGTAGCAGAAGGAGTTTGGGTAGAAGGAGCCACAGTTTTCTCGTCTGCAGCATTAGGCTTAACCGGAGTGGTCTCAGCTTGAGTTACTATTTCCTGTTTCGGGGGCTCTACCCCTTCAGCCCATAGGCTCCCTAAGCCAAAAAGCCCGAAAGATAAAAAGAGTCGGACTGGTAAGAGTGAATATTTTTTGTTCCGACTCGGTCGGCTCAGTATTGTATTTTTTAACATATTGGGAGTCCCTTATTTTGGATTAAAATCCAATATAGCGGATATAAATTAGAGTTTAGCAGATTCTGTAAACAATTTATTTGATATTTTCCTAGATTTTTTGACCTTGGGTCGCTTTTTTGAACCTAAAATCCACATTTAATCTGACAAATCGTCATTTCCTCCGTTAAAGTAGAATATTCCGAAACTTCTTTTCCATCCAGGATTGTGCAGAAAGACCGATAGAATAAGATAGAATGTATAGAAAGACAAAATACATAGCCAGAGTTAGCATCTTAGTCTTTCTGCTATTCTCCCCTACATTACAAAAATTGAATCCAATTCCAGTCTCGATCAGTACTGAACCGGACCTGGACTATAATTACGAGTATGAGAAAAATGGTGTATATACCAAGTTTTCCGACTGGGTCCCGTATAAACTGCATAAATGGGAACCTAAGTTTTTAGAAGACTACTACGAAATGTATGGTCTCAAACTTCATTATAAAGAGAATGAACTCAGAAGGAATATATTCTTTCTAAAGGCCGGCTTACAAAAAAGATTCCGTCATCCAAGAAACGCTCTTTGCAGAGTAACCAACGAAGAAGAATACCATAAATACAGACTTCTGATCTTTATGCATATGAATCTGCAGATCATGAGATCCTACATGAGGATAGCTTCTCAATTTGATAAAAGACATTTATATTTTTATAATTTAGATTTCGCTCACGAACTAAAACAATCCTTCGAAGTTGCGGATTCATTCTATAAAGAAGCTATTCCTTACTGGGAAGCCTCCAGAAAATACGCAGATCAGGCTTCGGAAATAGATTATGATCTGGATCTTGGAACCATAGAAACGGAAAGATACGAGATAATCACAGGCAAGCTGGACTTCGGCCAGATCATTTCAGACCACAGAGAAAGACTGACTAAAAAAAGAGAAACTGTAGGCGCCTATCTGGCTAAATATCCAGAAGCGGATAAACCGAATCTGGATCAGATCCCCTAGCTGCATTCTCACGCAGAGGCGCGGAGTCGCAAAGTTTTTTTTGCGTTTTGTTAGAACTCCTACATCCCACCACCTCTCTGCGGCTTAGTGGCTCTGCGTGGAAATTATTTCTTCGTATCTCTATCTCTCTGCGTGCCCATAAAAAAACCCCGGAAAAGTCCGGGGTTTTTTAATCCATACTGAATTCTTACGATTAGCAAGAATAAGTAGTAAGGAACTCGAATGGGTGAGGACGTCCTTCCCAAGGCCAAATTTCGGTTTCGAATTTGTATGCTTTGTAAGTTTGGATGAACTCTTCGGTAAATACGTTTCCTTTTTTGAAAATTTCTTTACCAGCTAACATATGCTCCACTGCTTCTCTAAGAGTGTGAGGCATTTGTTGGATTCCTTTTTCGCGGATCTCATCCAAAGAAAGTTCAAATAAGTCTTCTTCCCGAGGTGGTCCCGGATCGATCTTATTCTGGATACCGTCGATTCCTGCCATAAGCAATGCAGCAAATGCAAGATAAGGGTTCGCAGAAGAATCTGGGAAGCGGAACTCAACACGTTTAGCTTTTTCGCCGCTAACGAACGGAATTCTCGCGCAAGCAGAACGGTTCTGAGCAGAATAAGCTAAGATCGCAGGAGCTTCGAATCCTGGAAGAAGTCTCTTATAGGAGTTAGTGGATGCGTTAGTGAAAGCAGCAACAGTTTTTCCGTGCTTCAATACACCACCAGTATAGTTAAGAGCAAGCTCGCTCAAACCTTGGTATCCGTTTCCTGCAAACAGGTTTTTGCCATCTTTCCAAATAGATTGGTGGCAGTGCATACCGTTACCATTGTCTCCGTAAAGAGGTTTAGGCATGAAGGTCGCAGTTTTTCCCCATTTATGAGCTACGTTCTTAACAACGTATTTCAATTTTTGAACGTTATCTGCTGCTTCAATAAGAGTTCCGAATTTAACTCCGATCTCTCCTTGAGCCTGAGCAACCTCGTGGTGAACCACGAAAGTTTCCATTCCGATCTTATGAAGAGTTTTAACGATATCCGCACGAAGGTCAACTTGAGAATCCACAGGAGCTACTGGGAAGTAACCACCTTTGGTTCCTGGACGGTGTCCAGTGTTGATGGAACCTGGCATATCGGTGTGAGAATTCCAAATACCTTCGGAAGAATCTAATTCATAATACTGAATATTGATCGCATCTCTTACTTTCAAACCATCGAAAAGGAAGAATTCGTTCTCTGGTCCGAAATATACGGTATCACCGATCCCAGAATCTTTCAGGTATTTCACCGCATTTTTAGCGATGGAACGAGGGCATTTTTCGTAAGCTTGGTTCTTATAGATATCCCATACATCACAGAATACTACTAAAGTAGGGTCTGCAGTGAACGGATCTAAAAAGATGGAAGTTGGATCAGGGATCAACTGCATGTCCGATTTGTGGATCGGCTGCCAAGCAGGGATGGAAGAACCGTCAAAAGGAAGTCCTTTTAGAGTGTCTTCTTCTACGGAATCTACGTGGTAAGAAACGTGGTGCCAAGCTCCTTTAATATCCGTAAAACGGAAATCGTAGAAAAGAATCTTGTTCGCTTTTGCGAAAGCGATCACTTCTGCGGCATTTTTCGCCATTGATACTTATCTCCTATATCTTTGTACTAGGGGTCTCTAATTCGCACGCGAAAAGCGTGTCCTGCTTATGTTTATGCAAGAGATGTGCCAAATCCTAATTCCCATCTTGCAAGTATCTTTCTTCTCAATAAAAAAAGAAGGAGCCCCTTGAAAAGCAGTCCATGCTCAGGCTAAAAATCCTTGAACCTGAGGCAATCAGTAAAAAACTCCGATTGAATGGATTCGATAGAATTTTCAGCCCCGAGGTCCTGGATCTATCTGTCCTTTGTCCTGCGCTAGTTTGGTACACTACGCTCAAAATATAATCATGGGAGAAACCATGCAGACCCTTGCCAAATGGCCTAGTCCATCCGAACTTTCTTTTTCAGACGGGAGAGAAGTCGGAGCAGAAATTCCGGATTCCAAAGAATATTTTCAATCAGTGTTGGCATGGGCAAAGGAGAATGATGCAGAAGAATACTTTCTCGTTCCTTTGGAAGAATGGGTTCCTTCTACTAAATTGTTATCTACACTTCCCTCTTATCCAGTCCGCGCCCAAATGGATATTCCAGATCCAGTAACCTTCTCCTATTTACTCCCACCTGTATTATTCGGGAAAAAACTTTGCTTCTGGACTTCGCAAGGGACTAGCCTAACAGACTCTTACATTCATGTACTAGGAAAAATAGAAAGATCCGAAGAACAACTTAGCAGAATTTTTGGGACTGAGATCCTTTCAATTCCTGAGATCATTTGGAAAGAAGAAGAAAAACATTCAAATTCTCTACTATTAGAAAGAAAATTATGGGGAAGAAGAGAGAATGGCAAAAGATATTCGTCCTCCTTCTCTTTTGCAAAAGCGTTTTTTGTAGGATCTTTGACTGACATTAGAGAAGTCTATGAATATGAATTAGTATCTCCAGGCCGATCCGAGTTAGAAGCCGCGATCCATAAGTTTTTATTTAAAAGGGCAGATTCCAAATACTTCTCTCTTTTATCCTCTTTGGGAAAAACCGAATCAGAGAATGGATTCGTTTTTAAACCTAAGGTCTATTTTTCATTCGGACTACAACTTATGATACTAGCATGCGTGATTGCAGAAGCCTACGAAGAATTAGTCTCTCGCTTCATACAAGAAAGGCCACAACACAAAGAAGCACTGAATAAGTTAGAAGAATGGACTAAAAAAGAATTTCATCCCAAAACAGAAGCCGGAATGGAAGCAATCTTTGAAGAAAGAGTCGTTCATTTATTGGATAAATATTCAGACAGAACTGACAGATTCCTT
It encodes:
- a CDS encoding alginate export family protein, coding for MLKNTILSRPSRNKKYSLLPVRLFLSFGLFGLGSLWAEGVEPPKQEIVTQAETTPVKPNAADEKTVAPSTQTPSATPTTNADAKDKDKDKVPAAPYKSPWKGKLDGELLGTLLLTPEHQDSVKKSYNLWLTDNLRFGLQIRPRFENFNNQDFDKSTSDSKNYVTQNSQFWTLLDINESFAVKLTIQDTRLYGQYKDPSGTGYGPTSFTNSIGTAYAPGSQVPVKNNTDIREAYVIWKDFLPYTKLYLGRQVFSYGDSRIIGARNDSQIGNSFDGVRVAFDTKTWSTHAGYTVLAEESNGPNGFVTANNQKVGGAKALNDTYLAFLYNTWKPSEELVVDLYEIGVIKKYNTTTATGPLVDPNERTNGRDNLFTTGVRLSNRTASGRSLPAGKSWDWGLEYAAQTGSTGQTIDASWDSLNTTIGSGSNKHAAYKETVQHDASFFLAQTGYTYKGFRVGVQFARASGDPNRSDGRSATWDPLFATRSGGFPYFDSGNGIANAAFWANVRTSSVHIQYYDDTWGRFIFAVYDIRKDKVQDAWYDGNRNAVSGTTGYDANGDFLANKTVTGSTENYANNPFLKNWQPGHRLLLEYDLIYIKKINDYFSIWAGATVLYAGDAIKNQKQFNLDRNSTYFSLTLQFAI
- the glnA gene encoding type I glutamate--ammonia ligase, which translates into the protein MAKNAAEVIAFAKANKILFYDFRFTDIKGAWHHVSYHVDSVEEDTLKGLPFDGSSIPAWQPIHKSDMQLIPDPTSIFLDPFTADPTLVVFCDVWDIYKNQAYEKCPRSIAKNAVKYLKDSGIGDTVYFGPENEFFLFDGLKVRDAINIQYYELDSSEGIWNSHTDMPGSINTGHRPGTKGGYFPVAPVDSQVDLRADIVKTLHKIGMETFVVHHEVAQAQGEIGVKFGTLIEAADNVQKLKYVVKNVAHKWGKTATFMPKPLYGDNGNGMHCHQSIWKDGKNLFAGNGYQGLSELALNYTGGVLKHGKTVAAFTNASTNSYKRLLPGFEAPAILAYSAQNRSACARIPFVSGEKAKRVEFRFPDSSANPYLAFAALLMAGIDGIQNKIDPGPPREEDLFELSLDEIREKGIQQMPHTLREAVEHMLAGKEIFKKGNVFTEEFIQTYKAYKFETEIWPWEGRPHPFEFLTTYSC
- a CDS encoding cytochrome c biogenesis protein CcdA produces the protein MKKIRILLSSMFGLRAGLLIFFFFLTSSLQAQSQIVSESWMSSLNKWLETGISGSEFGFHSAIFLILGGLCASLLPCVYPLYPITVGIIQARGETATNKMFHPLVYYAGLASMYFCFGLVAGVSGGAFNTVLRFPGTNLFLAVIIFLLGLASLGILHLPIFPVKEWKGCQGWKGTFLLGMGAGFLSSPCVGPIVVAILIQVTAGVQSISIYSLAVSSFKMALFGLGLGLPFLFLGVFGLSLPRGGRWTRWIQIVLGFVVFYFAWSYYNKAMQLWAVPFDLSLGILAAALGVLLTAYFYQSESLLRTERMKKALLLTGLICSSAILIRLAGWGTAPGGIKKDLVEEHGNLEWHRISDTAFETARAEDRLVFADFYADWCSNCKAFEDLTISDPTLNQALGKTILLKIRDDDKDFLIYENDPRFPELKIGLPFFVIFSPDGKVLFKTTNYLNTADMIRTIKGENIHTSGE